The proteins below are encoded in one region of Marinobacter sp. F4206:
- a CDS encoding ZIP family metal transporter, which yields MDTDISIVWLGTLASLLAGLASGLGALAVFFLRTVTDRLQDSMLAGAAGVMLAASFFSLLLPGLEYGESLIGTTWAAALFVIFGVLSGAGALFYIHQKLPHEHFNLGLEGSNPAHIRRIWLFIIAITLHNFPEGMAVGVGFAGGDVRNGYVLATGIGIQNIPEGLAVAFSLLAINYSRVKAFGIALLTGLAEPVGGLFGATLVWLAEPIMPWTLGFAAGAMLFIISNEIIPETHRNSYKTLATFSLLAGFVVMMFLDATLG from the coding sequence ATGGACACGGATATCAGCATAGTCTGGCTTGGCACGCTGGCGAGCCTCCTCGCCGGCCTGGCCAGCGGCCTTGGGGCGCTGGCCGTGTTCTTTCTCAGGACCGTGACCGATCGACTGCAGGACAGCATGCTCGCCGGCGCCGCGGGCGTGATGCTGGCTGCATCGTTCTTCTCCTTGCTGCTACCGGGGCTGGAGTACGGTGAAAGCCTGATCGGAACGACCTGGGCCGCAGCCCTGTTCGTTATCTTTGGCGTCCTTTCCGGAGCCGGGGCGCTGTTCTATATCCATCAGAAACTGCCTCACGAACACTTCAACCTCGGGCTGGAAGGCTCGAACCCCGCGCATATCCGGCGGATCTGGCTCTTCATCATTGCCATTACCCTGCACAACTTCCCCGAAGGCATGGCTGTCGGTGTCGGTTTCGCCGGCGGCGACGTGCGCAACGGCTACGTGCTGGCAACCGGCATTGGCATCCAGAACATACCGGAAGGGCTGGCCGTTGCCTTTTCATTGCTGGCGATCAATTACTCCCGGGTAAAGGCTTTCGGGATTGCCCTACTCACCGGGCTGGCCGAGCCGGTAGGCGGACTCTTTGGCGCGACACTCGTGTGGCTGGCCGAACCAATCATGCCCTGGACCCTCGGCTTCGCCGCGGGCGCTATGCTGTTTATCATCAGCAACGAGATCATTCCCGAAACCCATCGCAATTCCTACAAAACCCTCGCCACCTTTTCGCTACTGGCCGGGTTTGTGGTCATGATGTTCCTGGACGCGACGCTGGGGTGA
- a CDS encoding LysR family transcriptional regulator: MQHLQGLRAFVAVAREGSVSRAAERLHLTQPAVSLKLKQLQDDLGLKLFRRKPQGLVLTGDGHSLLPMAEKALAGLAAFEQSARALHSTVRGRLRIGTIVDPEFIRLGAFLNRLVARAPQLETELHQGMSGSVLEQVRSGKLDVGYFLAPPGSGPALPELAHRELALFDYHVVAPPGWAARVADTRWASLAQLPWIVTPPDSVHNRLLAEATEPLGLVPHGVAQVDQEACMLDLVRAGVGLSLARDALAMAERQERGLVVVDGVRLPCALSFIWRQDREAEPVIAEALEALAGVWLFDAPAPAGSPQRRVQEHHDHKPGQ, encoded by the coding sequence ATGCAGCATCTTCAAGGATTACGTGCGTTCGTTGCGGTGGCCCGGGAGGGCAGTGTCTCCCGGGCGGCGGAACGGCTTCATCTGACTCAGCCGGCGGTAAGCCTGAAGCTCAAGCAGTTGCAGGACGATCTGGGATTGAAGTTATTCAGGCGAAAACCCCAGGGGCTGGTGCTCACCGGGGACGGTCATAGCCTGCTGCCGATGGCGGAGAAGGCACTGGCCGGGCTGGCCGCCTTTGAACAGAGTGCCCGGGCTCTTCACAGCACTGTGCGGGGCCGACTCCGGATCGGCACCATTGTCGACCCGGAATTCATCCGCCTGGGGGCCTTCCTGAATCGACTGGTGGCCAGGGCCCCCCAGTTGGAAACCGAGCTGCACCAGGGGATGAGTGGCAGCGTGCTGGAGCAGGTCCGGTCCGGCAAACTCGATGTGGGCTACTTTCTGGCCCCCCCGGGGTCGGGTCCTGCATTACCTGAGCTGGCCCACCGGGAGCTGGCCCTGTTCGACTACCATGTGGTGGCACCGCCGGGCTGGGCGGCCCGGGTTGCCGATACGCGCTGGGCCAGCCTGGCACAATTGCCCTGGATCGTGACGCCGCCGGATTCGGTGCATAACCGGCTGCTGGCCGAGGCGACCGAACCCTTGGGTCTGGTGCCTCATGGCGTTGCCCAGGTCGATCAGGAAGCGTGCATGCTGGATCTGGTGCGGGCGGGCGTCGGGCTGAGCCTGGCCCGGGACGCACTGGCCATGGCCGAGCGTCAGGAACGGGGGTTGGTGGTCGTCGACGGGGTTCGACTACCCTGCGCCCTGAGTTTCATCTGGCGCCAGGACCGGGAAGCCGAGCCGGTGATTGCCGAAGCATTGGAGGCACTGGCCGGGGTCTGGTTGTTTGATGCCCCGGCCCCGGCAGGTTCACCCCAGCGTCGCGTCCAGGAACATCATGACCACAAACCCGGCCAGTAG
- a CDS encoding CoA-acylating methylmalonate-semialdehyde dehydrogenase translates to MSTPTIQHYIDGQMSDGTSGHSQDVFNPATGKVTGRVALANRDDVEQAVAAANAAFPSWADTPPIRRARVMFKFLELLNRHKDELAEAITREHGKVFTDAQGEVARGIDIVEFACGIPQLLKGDYTEQVSTGIDNWTTRQPLGVVAGITPFNFPAMVPMWMFPVAIAAGNTFILKPSPIDPSASLMVADLLKQAGLPDGVFNVVQGDKTAVEALIEHPDVMALSFVGSTPIANLIYENGARHGKRIQALGGAKNHMVVMPDADLDKAVDALIGAAYGSAGERCMAISVAVLVGDVADKIMPRLAERARDLKVKNGMELDAEMGPIVSAAAHQRITGYIEKGVAEGAELVVDGRDFNSANTGEGCDEGFWMGGSLFDHVSPGMTIYKEEIFGPVLACVRVPDVATAIRLINDHEFGNGVSCFTESGSVAREFGRRIQIGMVGINVPIPVPMAWHGFGGWKRSMFGDTHAYGEEGVRFYTRQKSIMQRWSDSIDAGAEFVMPTAK, encoded by the coding sequence ATGAGCACTCCGACGATCCAGCATTATATCGATGGGCAAATGTCAGACGGTACGTCCGGACACAGCCAGGACGTTTTCAACCCGGCCACCGGCAAGGTGACGGGCCGGGTTGCTCTCGCCAATCGGGATGATGTCGAGCAGGCGGTCGCCGCTGCCAACGCCGCTTTCCCGAGCTGGGCCGACACGCCGCCCATTCGCCGGGCCCGCGTCATGTTCAAGTTCCTGGAGCTCCTGAATCGGCACAAGGATGAATTGGCCGAGGCCATTACCCGCGAGCATGGCAAGGTCTTCACCGACGCCCAGGGCGAGGTGGCCCGGGGCATCGACATTGTCGAGTTTGCCTGCGGCATCCCTCAGCTCCTGAAAGGCGACTACACAGAGCAGGTCAGCACCGGCATCGATAACTGGACCACCCGCCAGCCCCTGGGGGTTGTCGCCGGCATTACCCCGTTCAACTTCCCCGCCATGGTCCCTATGTGGATGTTTCCGGTGGCCATTGCGGCCGGCAATACCTTCATCCTCAAGCCCAGCCCGATCGACCCCAGTGCCTCGCTGATGGTTGCGGATCTGCTCAAGCAGGCTGGCCTGCCCGATGGCGTATTCAACGTGGTGCAGGGCGACAAGACCGCCGTGGAGGCCCTCATCGAGCATCCGGACGTCATGGCGCTGAGCTTTGTCGGTTCCACCCCTATTGCCAACCTGATCTACGAGAACGGCGCCCGCCACGGCAAGCGCATCCAGGCACTCGGCGGCGCCAAGAACCACATGGTGGTCATGCCCGACGCCGACCTGGACAAAGCTGTGGATGCCCTGATCGGGGCTGCCTACGGCAGCGCCGGCGAGCGTTGCATGGCGATCAGCGTGGCAGTACTGGTTGGCGACGTCGCCGACAAGATCATGCCGCGACTGGCCGAGCGGGCCCGCGACCTGAAGGTCAAGAACGGTATGGAACTGGACGCCGAGATGGGGCCGATCGTCAGCGCCGCCGCCCACCAACGCATTACCGGCTACATTGAGAAGGGCGTGGCGGAAGGCGCCGAACTGGTTGTCGATGGCCGTGACTTTAACAGCGCCAACACCGGGGAAGGCTGCGACGAGGGATTCTGGATGGGCGGAAGCCTGTTCGACCATGTCAGCCCCGGCATGACCATCTACAAAGAGGAAATCTTCGGACCCGTGCTGGCCTGTGTCCGGGTTCCGGACGTGGCTACCGCGATCCGGCTGATAAACGATCACGAGTTCGGCAACGGCGTCAGCTGCTTCACCGAGAGCGGCAGCGTGGCCCGGGAATTCGGCCGCCGCATTCAGATCGGCATGGTCGGCATCAACGTGCCCATTCCGGTCCCGATGGCATGGCACGGCTTTGGTGGCTGGAAGCGCTCCATGTTTGGCGACACCCACGCCTATGGTGAAGAGGGGGTAAGGTTCTACACTCGCCAGAAATCCATCATGCAGCGCTGGTCCGACTCCATCGATGCCGGCGCCGAATTTGTGATGCCCACGGCCAAGTAG
- a CDS encoding GMC family oxidoreductase gives MSDNKNAQGQLEFDYIVVGAGSAGCLLANRLSADPDNRVLLIEAGGRDNYHWIHIPVGYLYCIDNPRTDWCFRTDPTPGLNGRTLIYPRGKTLGGCSSINGMLYIRGQARDYDQWADITGEDAWNWANCLPDFMRHEDHYRLDDGGDADPEHRKYHGHGGEWRIEHQRLKWKILEDFAEACVQAGIPRTRDFNRGDNEGVDYFEVNQRSGWRWNTSKAFLRDAEKRPNLTLWHSTHVLGLEMSGGAEPRCTGVRVERPGEGEITARANREVILSAGAIGSPQLLQLSGIGPADLLKAHDIPVVADLPGVGENLQDHLQIRSVYKVQGATTLNTMANSLMGKARIGLEYLLTRSGPMSMAPSQLCLFTRSSEDYDYANIEYHVQPLSLDAFGQPLHNFPAITASVCNLNPTSRGSVRIRSRDPKEAPSIAPNYLSTPEDRKVAADSLRVTRRIAEQQAFAQYQPEEFKPGLQYQTDDELAKLAGDIGTTIFHPVGTTRMGRPDDELAVVDPRLKVRGVSGLRVVDAGVMPTITSGNTNSPTLMIAEKAAAWILAGE, from the coding sequence ATGTCCGACAACAAGAACGCACAGGGACAGCTTGAGTTCGACTACATTGTGGTGGGCGCCGGCTCTGCCGGCTGCCTGCTGGCGAACCGCCTGAGCGCCGACCCCGACAACCGGGTGCTGCTGATTGAAGCGGGTGGCCGCGACAACTACCACTGGATTCACATTCCCGTCGGTTACCTCTACTGCATCGATAATCCGCGCACCGACTGGTGTTTCCGGACCGATCCGACCCCGGGCCTGAATGGCCGCACACTGATCTACCCCCGGGGCAAAACCCTCGGGGGCTGCTCCAGCATCAACGGGATGCTGTACATTCGCGGGCAGGCCCGGGATTACGACCAGTGGGCCGACATAACCGGCGAGGACGCCTGGAACTGGGCCAACTGCCTGCCGGATTTCATGCGCCATGAAGATCATTACCGGTTGGACGACGGCGGCGATGCCGATCCGGAACACCGTAAATACCACGGCCATGGCGGGGAATGGCGCATTGAGCACCAGCGTCTGAAGTGGAAGATTCTGGAGGACTTTGCCGAGGCCTGCGTGCAGGCCGGCATTCCCCGCACCCGGGATTTCAACCGGGGCGACAACGAGGGGGTCGACTACTTTGAGGTCAACCAGCGTTCCGGCTGGCGCTGGAATACCTCCAAAGCCTTCCTGCGGGACGCCGAGAAACGCCCCAATCTAACCCTGTGGCACTCCACCCATGTTCTGGGTCTGGAGATGAGTGGCGGCGCTGAGCCCCGGTGCACGGGCGTTCGGGTCGAGCGCCCCGGCGAAGGCGAGATCACTGCCCGGGCAAACCGGGAAGTCATCCTGTCCGCCGGTGCCATCGGCTCGCCCCAGTTGCTTCAGCTCTCGGGTATTGGCCCGGCCGATCTCCTGAAAGCACACGACATACCGGTGGTCGCAGACCTTCCCGGCGTCGGCGAGAACCTGCAGGACCACCTGCAGATTCGTTCGGTCTACAAGGTCCAGGGCGCAACCACCCTGAACACCATGGCCAACTCGCTGATGGGCAAGGCCCGCATCGGCCTCGAATACCTGTTGACCCGATCCGGGCCCATGAGTATGGCGCCCTCCCAGCTGTGCCTGTTTACCCGCAGCTCGGAGGACTATGATTACGCCAACATCGAATACCACGTTCAGCCACTGAGCCTGGACGCCTTCGGACAGCCGCTGCACAATTTCCCGGCGATCACCGCCAGCGTGTGTAATCTCAACCCGACCAGCCGCGGCAGCGTGCGTATCCGAAGCAGGGATCCGAAAGAGGCGCCCTCCATCGCGCCCAATTACCTCAGCACTCCGGAAGACCGGAAGGTGGCGGCGGATTCGCTCCGGGTGACCCGTCGTATCGCTGAGCAGCAGGCCTTTGCCCAATATCAGCCAGAGGAGTTCAAGCCCGGCCTGCAATACCAGACCGATGACGAGCTGGCCAAATTGGCGGGGGACATCGGCACCACCATCTTTCACCCGGTAGGCACCACGCGCATGGGCCGCCCGGATGACGAGTTGGCGGTGGTCGATCCGCGTCTGAAGGTCAGGGGTGTGAGCGGGCTGAGGGTGGTGGATGCCGGGGTCATGCCCACCATTACCAGTGGTAACACCAACTCCCCCACCCTGATGATTGCGGAAAAGGCCGCGGCCTGGATTCTGGCGGGAGAGTAG
- a CDS encoding NAD-dependent epimerase/dehydratase family protein — protein sequence MKVLVLGATGLTGAKVVEGLLERSEIESVITPVRRKTDTTHPRLVQHEVNFDNLEAHAGLFDVDAIVCCLGTTIKKAGSREQFRKVDYGYCLKAAELGRAAGANAFILMSAIAASSDSTIFYNRVKGELEDAVRDLGYPYLSIYHPSLLLGDRQEQRTAEALGIRLMPLVNRALVGPLEKFRGVPAATVARAMVNEVCTLTTKPLAEQVVRTREYPDILEQAN from the coding sequence TTGAAAGTTTTGGTGTTAGGTGCGACCGGACTGACCGGCGCCAAGGTCGTTGAGGGGCTGCTCGAGCGGTCAGAGATCGAATCAGTAATCACGCCGGTGCGGCGCAAGACGGACACGACTCACCCCAGGCTGGTTCAGCATGAGGTCAACTTTGACAACCTTGAGGCGCACGCAGGGTTGTTCGATGTCGATGCCATCGTTTGCTGCCTTGGCACCACCATCAAGAAGGCCGGATCCCGGGAACAGTTCCGGAAGGTGGATTATGGTTACTGTCTGAAAGCCGCGGAACTGGGCCGGGCAGCCGGGGCAAACGCCTTCATCCTGATGTCGGCCATTGCCGCCTCCTCCGACTCGACCATTTTTTACAACCGCGTGAAGGGCGAACTGGAGGATGCCGTTCGTGATCTTGGCTATCCCTACCTGTCAATCTACCATCCGAGCCTGTTGCTTGGAGACCGGCAGGAGCAGCGCACCGCCGAAGCGCTGGGGATCAGGTTGATGCCCCTGGTGAACCGGGCTCTCGTTGGTCCGCTGGAGAAATTCCGGGGTGTGCCGGCGGCCACCGTGGCCCGGGCCATGGTCAACGAAGTGTGCACGCTGACAACGAAACCGCTGGCCGAGCAGGTGGTTCGAACCCGGGAGTATCCGGACATCTTGGAGCAGGCCAACTAG
- a CDS encoding Solitary outer membrane autotransporter beta-barrel domain has protein sequence MVVSPLARACLFAVALVSRAGFSARVCADELERFVQTQIAETFALAAFLTHGESLRFGLWDFDPNEIAQLDDPELGSAGRWDCREGSAFRTACLSAST, from the coding sequence ATGGTCGTCTCACCGTTAGCCAGAGCCTGCCTGTTTGCCGTCGCCCTGGTGAGCCGTGCCGGGTTTTCAGCCCGGGTGTGTGCGGATGAGCTGGAGCGCTTTGTTCAAACGCAGATCGCCGAGACCTTTGCGCTGGCGGCATTTCTGACCCATGGCGAGTCCCTCCGATTCGGCCTCTGGGATTTCGATCCCAATGAGATTGCCCAGTTGGATGATCCCGAGCTCGGCTCGGCTGGCAGATGGGATTGCCGGGAGGGCTCAGCTTTCCGGACAGCGTGTCTTTCGGCATCAACCTGA
- the mtgA gene encoding monofunctional biosynthetic peptidoglycan transglycosylase yields MARQSLIRKSLNALVWTLVGVVLLMLAAIILFRFVDPPTSSFMLGYRLAAPGQTLHQEWVDLEKISPWMPLAVVASEDQRFPHHWGVDFSAIRKALAEYKAGEGLRGASTITQQTAKNLFLWNGRSFVRKALEAGLALGLDVFWPKKRILEVYLNIAEFGPGIYGVEAASRLYFGIPASQLSGVQAARLAAVLPNPKVLSAVNPSAYVWGRVTWIRGQMDQLSGLNYLRGLLQ; encoded by the coding sequence GTGGCACGACAATCCCTGATCAGAAAATCCCTGAACGCACTGGTGTGGACGCTGGTGGGGGTCGTATTGCTGATGTTAGCCGCGATCATCCTGTTCCGGTTCGTGGATCCACCGACCTCAAGTTTCATGCTGGGCTATCGGTTGGCGGCACCGGGACAGACCTTGCATCAGGAGTGGGTCGATCTTGAGAAAATCTCGCCCTGGATGCCGCTGGCAGTGGTGGCCAGTGAGGACCAGCGTTTCCCCCATCATTGGGGCGTGGATTTCAGTGCCATCCGTAAGGCCCTGGCGGAATACAAGGCGGGTGAGGGCCTGCGAGGCGCCAGCACGATCACTCAGCAGACCGCCAAGAACCTGTTCCTGTGGAACGGCCGAAGTTTTGTCCGCAAGGCACTGGAGGCCGGGCTGGCATTGGGGCTTGATGTGTTCTGGCCGAAGAAACGCATTCTTGAGGTTTACCTTAATATCGCGGAGTTTGGTCCCGGCATATATGGTGTGGAAGCGGCCAGCCGACTCTATTTCGGCATTCCGGCCAGCCAGCTCTCCGGGGTTCAGGCGGCCAGACTGGCAGCGGTGCTGCCCAATCCGAAGGTCTTGAGTGCGGTGAATCCGTCGGCCTATGTCTGGGGCCGGGTCACCTGGATCCGGGGCCAGATGGACCAGTTGTCGGGCCTGAATTACTTACGTGGCCTGCTGCAGTAG
- a CDS encoding DUF2244 domain-containing protein, producing MVEHLKHPEGIQLLLTPNHSLSWRGNVRIWLGLLAISAVIAGAMAVAGAWVIIPFAGLELAALAAGIYVTSRACQRREVLTIDDTDIHLEKGRTRKLAEWTLPRRYARLRLNAPRHPFTPPRLELIHRDTSVALGTFLNIEDTDTLIQLLEARGLVVERREPDPEIGLWF from the coding sequence ATGGTGGAGCATCTCAAGCATCCAGAGGGAATCCAGCTTCTGCTGACCCCCAATCACTCCCTGAGCTGGCGTGGCAATGTCCGGATCTGGCTGGGCCTGCTGGCTATTTCTGCCGTGATTGCCGGGGCTATGGCGGTGGCCGGCGCCTGGGTCATCATTCCCTTCGCCGGACTGGAACTGGCCGCCCTCGCGGCCGGCATTTACGTTACCTCACGGGCCTGCCAGCGACGGGAGGTACTCACTATCGATGACACTGATATCCATCTGGAGAAAGGCCGGACCCGGAAACTGGCGGAATGGACCCTGCCCCGGCGCTATGCGCGTCTGCGTCTGAATGCGCCCCGACATCCTTTCACACCACCCCGGCTGGAGCTGATCCACCGGGATACCAGTGTGGCGCTCGGCACCTTCCTGAACATTGAGGACACCGATACCCTCATACAATTGCTGGAAGCACGGGGCCTGGTGGTTGAACGAAGAGAGCCCGATCCTGAGATCGGGCTCTGGTTCTAG
- a CDS encoding alpha/beta fold hydrolase yields the protein MSAQFITTTGAAKRLSKAPLARRNVPPVAAIGTALQWLHRVAPNTAGNIVENLFFSPQRLPLPIRYEYLLDEATSYTQLQYGATVIPVYSWGHGPVVMMVHGWSGGGIQFGAFVKPLVKAGFRVVVFDAPAHGRAQGSQTNLYEMADVVARVAASVGQVEAIIAHSIGSLAAARAVVDGVRARHLIMLAPPRDLQSVVAGFGAMLGLSDAMVSEQRRRMEQRFGPDVWRQFSFDDLAPGLAPRGLVVVDRDDQSVPASHSDRVHLKWPGSEKLQTEGLGHFKLLWHPSVVERIYTRLATAG from the coding sequence ATGAGTGCTCAATTCATTACCACCACTGGCGCCGCAAAACGGCTTTCTAAAGCACCGCTGGCTCGTCGGAATGTTCCTCCGGTGGCCGCCATTGGCACCGCTCTGCAATGGCTGCATCGGGTCGCCCCCAACACCGCCGGCAACATCGTCGAGAATCTGTTTTTCTCACCCCAGCGACTGCCTTTGCCGATCCGGTACGAATACCTGCTCGACGAGGCAACCAGCTACACCCAGCTTCAGTACGGTGCCACTGTCATCCCGGTATACAGCTGGGGGCATGGACCGGTGGTGATGATGGTGCACGGTTGGTCTGGCGGTGGCATACAGTTCGGGGCGTTTGTGAAGCCCCTGGTCAAGGCCGGATTTCGGGTGGTGGTGTTTGATGCGCCCGCCCATGGCCGGGCCCAGGGTAGCCAGACCAATCTCTACGAGATGGCGGATGTGGTAGCCAGGGTCGCCGCCAGCGTGGGGCAAGTCGAGGCCATCATCGCCCACTCCATTGGCTCACTGGCGGCCGCGCGGGCCGTGGTGGATGGGGTCCGGGCGCGGCACCTGATCATGCTGGCTCCGCCCCGGGATCTACAGTCCGTGGTCGCCGGGTTTGGGGCCATGCTCGGTCTTTCAGACGCCATGGTGTCCGAACAGCGCCGACGGATGGAGCAGCGGTTTGGCCCCGATGTCTGGCGCCAGTTCTCGTTCGATGATCTGGCACCGGGCCTCGCCCCCCGAGGGCTGGTAGTGGTTGATCGCGATGATCAGTCGGTTCCGGCCAGCCACAGTGACCGGGTTCATCTGAAATGGCCTGGCTCGGAAAAGCTGCAGACGGAGGGGTTGGGGCACTTCAAATTGCTGTGGCACCCGAGCGTGGTGGAGCGAATCTACACCAGGCTGGCCACCGCCGGCTAG
- a CDS encoding GlxA family transcriptional regulator, with protein sequence MTKIVIVALPFCHGSGIVGVMDFFAAANFCDRAAPRSEPRFDCQIVTIDGEPVRSYSGIPIAPTVRWEDVHPDLIIVGSAMEAVLGDRHIDAAMDQSRPLHPWLRSAVDQGAVVASVCTGSFVLAEAGLLTEHVATTHWRAAPAFRRRYPDLRLETEQLLVDNGQIICAGGATAFIDLCLYLVEKLGSPALAVACSKLLVLDARRTEQTPYMNFYGSRAHQDEVIGEIQNWLEQHYADNIAIDDLAERARLGPRTFKRRFKEATGETPLHYLQHLRIEAAKHGLESTRRQTAQIIWDVGYEDASSFRRLFKRNVGCTMEEYRRRFSYVTPGRVRAPGTTSPMSESAPYS encoded by the coding sequence ATGACGAAAATTGTCATTGTCGCCCTCCCCTTCTGCCACGGCAGTGGCATTGTCGGCGTAATGGATTTCTTTGCCGCCGCCAACTTCTGCGACCGTGCCGCGCCCCGGAGTGAACCCCGGTTCGATTGCCAGATCGTGACCATCGACGGCGAACCGGTCCGGTCCTATAGCGGGATTCCCATTGCGCCGACGGTGCGCTGGGAGGATGTTCACCCCGATTTAATCATTGTCGGCTCGGCGATGGAGGCCGTACTCGGCGACCGCCACATTGATGCAGCAATGGATCAGTCCCGCCCTCTTCACCCCTGGCTGCGTTCAGCGGTGGATCAGGGCGCTGTCGTGGCCAGCGTCTGTACCGGAAGCTTCGTACTGGCAGAGGCTGGACTGCTGACAGAACACGTGGCCACGACCCACTGGCGGGCGGCTCCGGCCTTTCGCCGGCGCTATCCGGATCTCCGGCTGGAGACGGAACAACTGCTGGTGGATAACGGCCAGATCATCTGCGCCGGCGGCGCAACTGCGTTCATCGATCTGTGTCTGTACCTGGTGGAAAAGCTGGGGTCGCCCGCGCTCGCGGTGGCCTGCAGCAAACTGCTGGTTCTGGACGCCCGACGGACGGAACAGACGCCTTACATGAACTTCTATGGCAGCAGGGCCCATCAGGACGAGGTGATTGGCGAGATACAGAATTGGCTGGAGCAGCATTACGCGGACAACATCGCCATTGACGACCTGGCGGAACGGGCCCGGCTGGGACCGAGAACCTTCAAGCGACGGTTCAAGGAAGCCACCGGCGAAACGCCCCTGCACTACCTGCAACATCTGCGAATTGAAGCGGCCAAGCACGGCCTTGAGTCGACCCGGCGCCAGACCGCCCAGATTATCTGGGACGTCGGCTACGAGGACGCCAGTTCGTTCCGGCGCCTGTTCAAACGAAACGTCGGCTGCACCATGGAGGAATACCGCAGGCGTTTCAGCTACGTAACGCCGGGGCGCGTCAGAGCGCCCGGCACCACAAGCCCAATGTCGGAAAGTGCGCCTTATTCGTAG
- a CDS encoding substrate-binding periplasmic protein: protein MLNAAKASVLALTLSAVATAAVAAERLYIFTENYPPYNASVSGKGFAHEEDDITGICTDMVKAMLARVDYDYVMKMRAWSYAYDWVQGRENHGLFCTARTEEREDLFQWVGPLASIKWTLFAAPDSDITLDSLEDARELQIAGYKGDVMSEYLVDQGFNVTMGMSGDVNTRRLMLGQADLWVTDGLVGPLVAEQEHGITGLKPVLVFRETPMYLALSKNTDPAIVADLQQALDEARAAGELDAIEARYE from the coding sequence ATGTTGAACGCCGCCAAAGCCAGTGTTCTAGCCCTTACCCTGTCAGCCGTTGCAACAGCGGCGGTCGCCGCCGAACGGCTGTACATATTCACCGAGAACTATCCGCCCTACAACGCATCGGTATCCGGTAAGGGGTTTGCCCATGAAGAGGATGACATCACCGGTATCTGCACCGATATGGTCAAGGCCATGCTGGCCCGGGTCGACTACGACTACGTGATGAAGATGCGGGCCTGGAGCTACGCCTATGACTGGGTCCAGGGGCGGGAAAATCACGGCCTTTTCTGCACGGCCCGAACCGAAGAGCGTGAAGACCTGTTCCAGTGGGTCGGGCCGTTGGCATCGATCAAGTGGACCCTGTTTGCCGCCCCGGATTCGGACATTACCCTGGACAGCCTGGAGGACGCCAGGGAGTTGCAGATTGCCGGTTACAAGGGCGATGTCATGTCGGAGTATCTGGTGGATCAGGGATTCAATGTGACCATGGGTATGTCGGGCGACGTGAACACCCGTCGACTGATGCTGGGTCAGGCGGATCTCTGGGTAACGGACGGTCTGGTCGGGCCGCTGGTGGCTGAGCAGGAACATGGCATTACCGGGCTCAAGCCAGTTCTGGTATTCCGTGAAACGCCCATGTATCTGGCTTTGAGCAAGAATACCGACCCGGCCATTGTCGCCGACCTGCAGCAGGCTCTGGATGAAGCCCGCGCTGCCGGGGAGCTTGACGCCATCGAGGCGCGCTACGAATAA